In the genome of Saccharomonospora viridis DSM 43017, one region contains:
- a CDS encoding ABC transporter permease: MTIFLRNLLKLKHQPEQIVATFAFPLMSVILFGYVFGSAIPIPGGGNYREYLMPGLFVMSSVMGVMGSLMVIAKDNSLGVMDRFRSMPMARSAVPFGQTAADLVIAAGSLTIMAVCGLFFGWRAHNGIAATLAGFGLVLLLQYAVSWVGVFLGSLAKNEETAARIGPLIMPLTMISNVFVPTDGMPTVLRAIADWNPVSAATAACRELFGNPGLPVSSDAAWPLHHPVLTTVGWCAFLLAVFVPLSIRRFRNAGL; the protein is encoded by the coding sequence ATGACGATCTTCCTGCGTAATCTGCTGAAGCTCAAGCACCAGCCCGAACAGATCGTCGCGACCTTCGCGTTCCCGCTCATGTCGGTGATCCTGTTCGGCTACGTGTTCGGTAGCGCCATCCCCATTCCGGGCGGAGGAAACTACCGTGAGTACCTCATGCCCGGGTTGTTCGTCATGAGCTCGGTCATGGGTGTCATGGGCTCGCTGATGGTGATCGCCAAGGACAACAGCCTCGGTGTCATGGACCGGTTCCGTTCGATGCCCATGGCGCGCTCGGCGGTGCCGTTCGGACAGACAGCAGCCGACTTGGTGATCGCCGCCGGCAGTCTGACGATCATGGCGGTCTGCGGTCTGTTCTTCGGTTGGCGGGCGCACAACGGGATCGCGGCGACCCTCGCCGGATTCGGCCTCGTGCTCCTGTTGCAGTACGCCGTGTCCTGGGTGGGCGTCTTTTTGGGTTCGCTGGCGAAGAACGAGGAGACGGCCGCCCGCATCGGTCCCCTCATCATGCCTCTGACGATGATCTCGAACGTCTTCGTCCCCACCGACGGCATGCCCACCGTTCTGCGGGCGATCGCCGATTGGAACCCCGTCAGCGCGGCCACCGCCGCCTGCCGGGAACTGTTCGGCAATCCTGGCCTACCCGTCTCCTCGGACGCCGCCTGGCCGCTTCATCATCCGGTCCTGACGACCGTCGGCTGGTGCGCGTTCCTGCTCGCGGTATTCGTGCCGTTGTCGATTCGACGGTTCCGCAACGCGGGGCTCTGA
- a CDS encoding ESX secretion-associated protein EspG, giving the protein MIRVSASALDILWSDLRLPGSPAPLAVRSVGETRDERARIRDEVYANLADRGLFRGGELDPALRERLELLAHASLVVECEALIDLSDPEPLRAMAVAANGRGVLAVQPRRTVALTAIRAGEVFTAAVGVVPEFEAGPGMGVSLPASALDALSNAAMEDSTSRRARVFEQQAREALAVQSRPVFAAGQFSIRVRQGAGLHRIGGVSWFVTDGGGYLGTVTEGRGGETWLSLVPADPARIVVRLTDMYEEVGLVRR; this is encoded by the coding sequence GTGATCAGGGTGTCGGCGTCCGCCCTCGACATTCTGTGGTCCGATCTGAGGCTGCCGGGCTCTCCCGCGCCGCTGGCCGTGCGCAGTGTGGGCGAGACCCGGGACGAACGCGCCCGTATCCGCGACGAGGTCTACGCCAATCTCGCGGACAGGGGCTTGTTCCGCGGTGGGGAGCTCGACCCGGCATTACGTGAACGACTGGAGTTGCTCGCTCACGCTTCACTGGTGGTGGAGTGCGAGGCGCTGATCGACCTGTCCGACCCCGAGCCGTTGCGTGCGATGGCCGTGGCGGCCAATGGTCGGGGTGTCCTGGCGGTGCAGCCCCGGCGCACGGTCGCGCTGACCGCGATCCGAGCCGGTGAGGTGTTCACCGCAGCGGTCGGGGTGGTGCCCGAGTTCGAAGCCGGTCCCGGGATGGGGGTGAGTCTGCCCGCTTCGGCGCTGGACGCGTTGTCGAACGCGGCGATGGAGGACTCGACGTCTCGTCGTGCGAGGGTGTTCGAGCAGCAGGCACGCGAAGCTTTGGCCGTGCAATCGCGACCCGTCTTCGCCGCGGGACAGTTTTCGATACGGGTACGGCAGGGGGCCGGATTGCATCGGATCGGCGGGGTGAGCTGGTTCGTCACCGACGGCGGGGGTTATCTGGGCACCGTGACCGAAGGACGGGGTGGTGAGACGTGGCTGAGTCTCGTGCCCGCCGATCCGGCCAGGATCGTGGTCCGGCTGACCGACATGTACGAGGAGGTCGGACTCGTCCGCCGTTGA
- a CDS encoding DUF3558 family protein produces MTRWERRAALLVGVLGLGVAAVGCGAPERQAGTMLGPEGTVEADTESGPAATTPSSGRQAASELDPCALLDPQERSRAGLTSVGEPGTVAGSPVCDYVEPGAFGLTVTLDGNTALAELRTRTPAAEEVRVGAMPALLVADREADDGTCSVLLEAGETGTRAGVRTVHVDVTMADFHDTAQACERATTVAEAIEAELT; encoded by the coding sequence ATGACCAGGTGGGAGCGACGGGCCGCACTACTGGTCGGCGTGCTCGGTCTGGGCGTCGCGGCCGTCGGATGCGGTGCGCCTGAGCGGCAGGCCGGGACGATGCTCGGTCCGGAAGGGACTGTCGAGGCGGACACCGAGTCCGGCCCTGCGGCTACCACCCCGAGTTCCGGTCGGCAGGCTGCCTCTGAACTGGACCCGTGTGCGCTGCTCGACCCGCAGGAACGTTCCCGTGCCGGGTTGACCTCCGTGGGCGAGCCCGGCACGGTGGCCGGTTCCCCGGTGTGCGACTACGTCGAACCGGGGGCGTTCGGACTCACGGTGACATTGGACGGGAATACGGCTCTGGCGGAGCTGAGGACGAGGACGCCGGCTGCCGAGGAGGTCCGCGTCGGGGCCATGCCCGCGCTGCTTGTCGCGGACCGAGAAGCGGACGACGGCACGTGTTCGGTGCTCCTTGAGGCCGGGGAGACTGGCACGCGAGCCGGGGTGCGGACCGTGCACGTCGATGTGACGATGGCGGACTTCCACGACACCGCACAGGCCTGTGAACGTGCCACCACGGTGGCGGAGGCGATCGAAGCGGAGCTGACATGA
- a CDS encoding peptidoglycan D,D-transpeptidase FtsI family protein, whose protein sequence is MPGQRGVPRARAGNVPHRTYSVRARRKRSATTVRNNRNRFVVGRIVLTLVLVAAGLKLVHIQAFEASALSERAERQRTTIIDIPAERGSIVDRNGAELAFSVETRKLWVNLRQMRQAWDEYAREHPESGENFDTRADEIAGYIASRVPDLVTKKELLDAFHKDASFTYLIEVEPSVAEEISKRYHEIGYEKRAKRVYPGGELAANVVGYANWRTESEDVSEHNLHGLSGLEYYRDEDLVGTPGRQIVDTEQGTDVVIPGTERDMRPAAPGSDLELTIDSDVQYELERSLADYVDKVDAKGGSAVILDAKTGEVYALANNKTFDPNDPAALSTEAMGNPAVSTPFEPGSVAKVITATAAIESGIVTPETKLAVPGAMKVADHTVHDAWSHGTQDFTVTGIFAKSSNVGTLLLAEKIGPDRFMDVVDRFGIGHRTNIGLPGESAGYVPPREQWSGTTFGNLPIGQGLSMTVVQMASMYQAIANGGVRVEPRIVKAKIAPNGRRIPEPAPAATRVTDAKTADTVKEMLCATTQDGDYYYNGTAPDAALEGYRIAGKTGTGQQVNPKTGAYSNRLHNITFAGILPADEPRFVVGIWLDAPDTTIPGGGSAASLFHEIASYLAQRYNIPVSDQSAPRVRLVY, encoded by the coding sequence ATGCCGGGGCAACGCGGTGTGCCGAGAGCCAGAGCCGGTAACGTGCCGCATCGCACGTATTCGGTCAGGGCTCGTCGGAAGCGTTCGGCCACCACGGTACGCAACAATCGCAACCGATTCGTCGTAGGGCGCATCGTATTGACACTCGTGCTGGTGGCCGCGGGGCTGAAACTCGTGCACATCCAGGCCTTCGAGGCCTCCGCGCTGTCCGAACGGGCCGAACGGCAGCGTACGACCATCATCGACATCCCCGCTGAACGAGGGTCCATTGTGGATCGAAACGGGGCTGAACTCGCGTTCAGCGTCGAGACCCGAAAACTGTGGGTCAACCTGCGGCAGATGCGGCAGGCGTGGGACGAATACGCGCGTGAGCACCCGGAATCGGGTGAGAACTTCGACACCCGTGCGGACGAGATAGCCGGGTACATCGCCAGCCGGGTGCCCGACCTGGTCACCAAGAAGGAGTTGCTCGACGCCTTTCACAAGGACGCCTCCTTCACCTATCTCATCGAAGTCGAACCATCGGTGGCCGAGGAGATCAGCAAGCGGTACCACGAGATCGGGTACGAGAAGCGCGCCAAGCGCGTGTACCCGGGTGGTGAGCTCGCCGCGAACGTGGTCGGCTACGCGAATTGGCGCACCGAGAGCGAGGACGTGTCCGAGCACAACCTGCACGGACTGTCCGGTTTGGAGTACTACCGAGACGAGGACCTGGTCGGCACCCCGGGGCGGCAGATCGTCGACACGGAACAGGGCACCGATGTCGTGATCCCCGGCACGGAACGGGACATGCGGCCGGCTGCACCCGGCTCCGACCTGGAGCTGACGATCGACTCCGACGTGCAGTACGAGTTGGAGCGCAGCCTCGCCGATTACGTCGACAAGGTGGACGCCAAGGGGGGCAGTGCGGTCATCCTCGACGCGAAGACCGGCGAGGTGTACGCGCTGGCGAACAACAAGACGTTCGATCCGAACGATCCGGCGGCGTTGTCGACCGAGGCGATGGGCAATCCAGCGGTGTCGACACCGTTCGAACCGGGATCGGTCGCCAAGGTGATCACCGCGACCGCCGCGATCGAGTCCGGCATCGTCACACCGGAGACCAAGCTGGCGGTACCGGGGGCGATGAAGGTGGCCGACCATACCGTGCACGACGCGTGGTCGCACGGCACGCAGGACTTCACGGTGACCGGCATCTTCGCGAAATCGTCCAACGTCGGCACGTTGTTGTTGGCCGAGAAGATCGGTCCTGACCGGTTCATGGACGTTGTGGACCGGTTCGGCATCGGTCACCGCACGAACATCGGGCTGCCCGGGGAAAGCGCGGGTTACGTTCCGCCGCGTGAACAGTGGTCGGGTACCACCTTCGGCAACTTGCCGATCGGGCAGGGACTGTCGATGACGGTGGTGCAGATGGCGAGCATGTACCAGGCGATCGCCAACGGCGGGGTGCGGGTGGAGCCGCGCATCGTCAAGGCGAAGATCGCACCGAACGGCCGTCGGATTCCCGAGCCGGCGCCGGCGGCCACGCGGGTGACGGACGCGAAGACGGCTGACACGGTGAAGGAGATGTTGTGCGCGACGACACAGGACGGTGACTACTACTACAACGGCACGGCTCCTGACGCGGCGCTCGAGGGATACCGGATCGCCGGCAAGACCGGAACCGGGCAACAGGTGAACCCCAAGACCGGCGCCTACAGCAACAGGCTGCACAACATCACGTTCGCGGGAATCCTGCCCGCCGATGAGCCGCGGTTCGTGGTGGGCATCTGGTTGGACGCGCCCGACACCACCATCCCGGGCGGCGGTTCGGCTGCGTCACTGTTCCACGAGATCGCGTCCTACCTGGCCCAGCGGTACAACATCCCGGTCTCCGATCAATCTGCGCCGAGGGTGAGATTGGTGTACTGA
- a CDS encoding DUF58 domain-containing protein — protein MFRSLSGLTTRGRCLLAAGLAAGVCAIVLNERDLLRVAVFVLALPLCVVLMASAARMTISASRSLLSERISVGEQGEVQLDLWRTGRMPAGEVLLEDGLPYTLGGRPRFVVERLPHQRAVPLRYPVQPTLRGVHQIGPLRATITDPFGLCEFERDLVAHSRLVVVPRVTTLWGLPRGASIGSGEDSDIRLHAGQGEADVVVRQYRQGDDLRKVHWPSTARRDELMVRVEERPWHGGTTVLLDHRATAHRGSGVQSSLEWAVEFAASVCLHLGKSGQHVRLVSEHGRLLADMPEGVGPSHAGSVLEALAVLQPNHERDIVLGADPGQGQELIAVLGTVGTESVHEITRHRARGTRSLAVLLDTTAWESSDGPADNDVATEETAALLRAAGWGVVVVKPGHSVAEVWAQLCRTAAPGASLIGGAP, from the coding sequence ATGTTCCGCTCGTTGTCCGGCCTCACCACCCGAGGCCGGTGCCTGCTCGCCGCCGGTCTCGCCGCGGGCGTGTGTGCCATCGTGCTCAACGAGCGCGACCTGCTTCGGGTCGCGGTGTTCGTCCTCGCCCTGCCGCTGTGCGTGGTGCTGATGGCCTCGGCCGCGCGTATGACCATCTCCGCGTCACGTTCGCTGTTGTCCGAACGGATCTCCGTCGGCGAACAAGGCGAAGTACAGCTCGACCTGTGGCGTACGGGCCGCATGCCCGCAGGAGAAGTGCTCTTGGAAGACGGCTTGCCGTACACGCTCGGCGGGAGACCTCGGTTCGTGGTGGAACGGCTGCCCCACCAGCGGGCAGTGCCGTTGCGCTACCCGGTGCAACCCACTCTGCGGGGTGTGCACCAGATCGGTCCGTTGCGGGCCACCATCACCGACCCGTTCGGTTTGTGCGAGTTCGAGCGCGATCTCGTGGCGCATTCCCGGTTGGTCGTGGTGCCGCGCGTGACCACTCTGTGGGGCCTGCCGCGCGGTGCGAGCATCGGCTCGGGCGAGGACAGTGACATCCGCCTGCACGCGGGTCAAGGGGAAGCCGACGTCGTGGTGCGCCAGTACCGCCAGGGCGACGACCTGCGCAAGGTGCACTGGCCCTCGACGGCCCGCCGTGACGAGTTGATGGTGCGGGTCGAGGAGCGTCCCTGGCACGGGGGCACCACCGTGTTGCTCGACCACCGCGCGACGGCCCATCGTGGCTCCGGCGTGCAGTCCAGCCTGGAATGGGCCGTCGAGTTCGCCGCCAGCGTGTGCCTGCACCTGGGCAAATCCGGACAACACGTGCGGCTGGTCAGCGAACACGGCCGGTTGCTCGCCGACATGCCCGAAGGGGTCGGCCCGAGCCATGCCGGCTCGGTGTTGGAGGCCCTCGCCGTACTGCAGCCCAACCACGAACGGGACATCGTCCTGGGGGCCGACCCAGGGCAAGGACAGGAACTGATCGCCGTGCTCGGCACGGTCGGCACCGAATCCGTGCACGAGATCACCCGGCACCGTGCTCGGGGCACCCGCAGTCTCGCCGTCCTCCTCGACACCACCGCCTGGGAAAGCTCGGACGGCCCCGCGGACAACGACGTCGCGACCGAGGAAACGGCCGCGCTCCTGCGGGCCGCGGGCTGGGGTGTCGTGGTGGTGAAACCGGGACATTCCGTTGCCGAGGTGTGGGCCCAGTTGTGTCGCACAGCAGCGCCCGGCGCGTCACTGATCGGGGGCGCCCCATGA
- the rsmH gene encoding 16S rRNA (cytosine(1402)-N(4))-methyltransferase RsmH gives MTDGAGVDGAAADATHLPVLVDRVLELFEPAVSDRDAILVDTTLGLGGHTEALLSAYPRLRVIGLDRDPEALERSRRRLARYGSRVQFVHTVYDRIRDVLAELDVPAVEGVLMDLGVSSMQLDRDDRGFAYARNAPLDMRMDPTTGITAADVLNTYSVDELTRVLRDYGEERFARRIAKAVVAERKREPFDTSERLVRLLYATVPAGSRRTGGHPAKRTFQALRIEVNGELDILRAAVPAAIDSLAVGGRIVVESYHSLEDRIVKQALTRAATSRTPEGLPVELPGHGPKLRLLTRGAEKADEEEIRRNPRAASVRLRAAEKRGEDD, from the coding sequence GTGACCGACGGTGCCGGAGTCGACGGTGCTGCGGCTGACGCCACGCATCTGCCTGTACTCGTCGATCGGGTGTTGGAGCTGTTCGAGCCGGCGGTGTCCGATCGGGACGCGATACTGGTCGACACCACGCTGGGGCTGGGGGGCCACACCGAAGCACTGTTGAGCGCTTATCCCCGGCTGCGCGTCATCGGTCTCGACCGCGACCCCGAGGCGTTGGAACGATCGCGCAGGCGACTCGCCCGATATGGGAGCCGGGTGCAGTTCGTGCACACCGTCTACGACCGCATCCGTGATGTCCTCGCCGAACTCGACGTCCCGGCCGTCGAGGGTGTGCTCATGGACCTCGGTGTGTCCTCCATGCAACTCGATCGGGACGACCGTGGTTTCGCGTACGCGCGCAACGCGCCGTTGGACATGCGAATGGACCCGACCACCGGGATCACCGCGGCCGATGTGCTCAACACGTACTCGGTCGACGAGCTCACCCGCGTGTTGCGTGACTATGGCGAGGAGCGATTCGCCCGGAGGATCGCCAAAGCGGTCGTGGCCGAACGGAAGCGAGAACCTTTCGACACCAGCGAGCGGCTGGTGCGTCTTCTGTACGCCACGGTTCCCGCTGGAAGCCGACGTACCGGTGGCCATCCCGCGAAGCGCACCTTCCAAGCGCTTCGTATCGAGGTGAACGGTGAGCTCGACATCTTGCGCGCGGCCGTCCCCGCCGCCATCGACTCCTTGGCCGTGGGGGGACGCATCGTTGTCGAGTCGTACCACTCGCTGGAGGACCGGATCGTCAAACAGGCGTTGACCCGCGCGGCGACATCCCGCACCCCTGAGGGGTTGCCCGTGGAATTACCCGGCCACGGACCGAAGCTCCGGCTGCTGACCCGAGGTGCCGAGAAAGCCGACGAAGAGGAGATCCGACGTAATCCTCGTGCGGCGTCCGTTCGGTTACGGGCGGCGGAGAAGAGAGGGGAGGACGACTGA
- a CDS encoding daunorubicin resistance protein DrrA family ABC transporter ATP-binding protein yields MSTPTGDAVIVAEGVHKRFGATYALSGLDLTVPEGMVYGLLGPNGAGKSTTVRILATLTRPDKGRVVVAGHDVVREPHLVRTKIGLAGQHAALDEGLTGRENLRIFGRLFRLGAARARARADELLEQFDLAHAADRLVKTYSGGMRRRLDLISSLIVPPRVLFLDEPTTGLDPRSRNEIWTAVRQLVGEGTTVLLTTQYLDEADQLAEHIAVIDHGRVIASGSPRELKARIGGRLDVVLEEAGELSRATTVLKPLAGTEAEADVDTERKLLSLPVNTDEVTLPDVVRQLDQAGVKPVDVGLRQPTLDEVFLSLTGKPTVHPEAVPQHREEVTQ; encoded by the coding sequence ATGTCAACACCGACCGGTGACGCTGTGATCGTCGCCGAGGGAGTACACAAGAGATTCGGCGCGACGTATGCGCTTTCCGGGCTGGATCTGACCGTGCCCGAGGGCATGGTGTACGGACTGCTCGGCCCGAACGGCGCGGGTAAGAGCACCACGGTCCGCATCCTGGCTACCCTGACCCGCCCTGACAAAGGCCGGGTGGTGGTGGCGGGTCACGACGTCGTCCGCGAACCCCACCTCGTCCGCACCAAGATCGGCCTGGCCGGCCAGCACGCGGCGCTCGACGAGGGTCTGACCGGACGTGAGAACCTCCGTATCTTCGGCAGGCTGTTCCGGCTCGGTGCCGCTCGGGCTCGCGCCCGCGCCGACGAACTGCTCGAACAGTTCGACCTCGCCCACGCCGCCGACCGTCTCGTCAAGACGTATTCCGGGGGTATGCGGCGGCGGCTGGATCTCATCTCCAGTCTCATCGTCCCGCCCAGGGTGCTTTTCCTCGACGAACCCACCACCGGTCTCGACCCTCGTAGCCGCAACGAAATCTGGACCGCCGTGCGCCAGTTGGTCGGCGAGGGCACCACCGTGCTGCTCACCACCCAGTACCTCGATGAAGCCGACCAGCTCGCCGAGCACATCGCCGTCATCGACCACGGCAGGGTGATCGCTTCCGGCTCACCGCGGGAACTCAAAGCACGGATCGGAGGGCGGCTCGATGTCGTCCTGGAGGAGGCGGGGGAACTGTCCCGTGCCACCACCGTGCTCAAGCCGCTCGCCGGAACCGAGGCCGAAGCCGATGTCGACACCGAGCGGAAGCTGTTGTCGCTTCCGGTGAACACCGATGAGGTCACCTTGCCCGATGTGGTCCGACAGCTCGATCAGGCCGGGGTGAAGCCCGTCGATGTCGGTCTCCGCCAGCCCACACTCGACGAAGTGTTCCTGTCCTTGACGGGCAAACCCACCGTTCACCCGGAGGCCGTCCCGCAGCACCGGGAGGAAGTGACCCAGTGA
- a CDS encoding AAA family ATPase yields the protein MTSRGQSTATAPLDDGQPTTAVRYPSDGLSDNAPGDGYGAPVSLDQLHDIARRIAANVERVLVGKPEVVRIALVTLLAEGHLLLEDVPGVGKTSLAKALARSIDCTVSRVQFTPDLLPSDVTGVSIYNRQHSNFEFRPGPVFANIVVGDEINRASPKTQSALLECMEEHQVTVDSTTYELSKPFMVIATQNPVEMEGTYALPEAQRDRFTARLSIGYPDTAAELAMVDEHAGNNPLDQLKPVSDGATVQRLIETVRGLHVSPEVKQYAVEITSATRQLPEVRLGASPRATLQLVRAARAQAALSGREFVIPDDLHAVAVPVLAHRLVLTTEAHAARRSATDVVRTVLARVPVPHGSRAR from the coding sequence GTGACGTCGAGAGGACAGTCCACCGCTACCGCCCCGTTGGACGACGGCCAGCCCACCACCGCGGTGCGCTACCCGTCCGACGGACTCTCCGACAACGCCCCCGGGGACGGTTACGGCGCGCCGGTGAGCCTTGACCAGCTCCACGACATCGCAAGACGCATCGCCGCCAACGTCGAACGGGTGTTGGTCGGCAAACCGGAAGTCGTCCGGATAGCCCTGGTCACCCTGCTGGCCGAAGGACACCTCCTCCTCGAGGACGTCCCCGGTGTCGGTAAGACGTCACTGGCCAAGGCGCTGGCCCGGTCGATCGACTGCACCGTGAGCCGAGTCCAGTTCACCCCTGACCTGTTGCCCAGCGACGTCACCGGTGTCTCGATCTACAACCGGCAGCACTCCAACTTCGAATTCCGTCCAGGACCGGTGTTCGCCAACATCGTGGTCGGTGACGAGATCAACCGCGCGTCCCCGAAAACCCAGTCGGCGCTGTTGGAGTGCATGGAAGAGCACCAGGTCACCGTCGACTCCACGACTTACGAACTCAGCAAACCGTTCATGGTGATCGCCACCCAGAACCCGGTCGAGATGGAAGGCACCTACGCGTTGCCGGAAGCGCAGCGCGACCGGTTCACCGCCAGGCTGTCCATCGGATATCCGGACACGGCCGCCGAACTGGCGATGGTGGACGAGCACGCCGGTAACAACCCACTGGACCAACTGAAACCCGTCTCCGACGGCGCGACGGTGCAGCGGCTCATCGAGACCGTCCGTGGGCTGCACGTGTCGCCGGAGGTGAAGCAGTACGCGGTCGAGATCACCTCCGCCACCCGGCAGCTGCCGGAAGTACGACTCGGCGCGTCGCCGCGAGCGACGCTACAGCTCGTCCGGGCCGCACGGGCACAAGCGGCTCTGTCCGGTCGGGAGTTCGTGATCCCGGACGACCTGCACGCCGTGGCCGTTCCAGTCCTGGCCCACAGACTCGTGCTCACCACCGAAGCGCACGCTGCCCGTAGGTCGGCCACGGACGTCGTGCGCACGGTGCTGGCGCGCGTGCCCGTACCACACGGCTCCCGAGCCCGGTAG
- the mraZ gene encoding division/cell wall cluster transcriptional repressor MraZ, which translates to MFLGTHTPKLDDKGRLTLPAKFRDALAGGLMITKGQDHCLFVFPRAEFEQLARRVAEAPFTNESVRAYQRYLFAGTEEQRPDGQGRIAIAPELRRYAGLTKECVVIGAITRLEIWDARAWGAYLEEHEDSYAKAQEEILPGVF; encoded by the coding sequence GTGTTCCTCGGCACCCACACCCCGAAGCTGGACGACAAGGGGCGGCTCACGCTGCCTGCGAAGTTCCGCGATGCGCTGGCAGGTGGGCTGATGATCACCAAGGGACAGGATCATTGCCTCTTCGTCTTCCCGCGTGCCGAATTTGAACAGCTGGCCCGCAGAGTGGCTGAGGCGCCTTTCACCAATGAGTCGGTGCGGGCGTACCAGCGCTACTTGTTCGCGGGCACCGAGGAACAGCGTCCGGACGGACAGGGTCGCATCGCGATCGCCCCGGAACTGCGCCGCTACGCCGGATTGACCAAGGAGTGCGTGGTCATCGGCGCTATCACGCGGTTGGAGATCTGGGACGCCCGGGCCTGGGGGGCCTACCTGGAGGAACACGAGGACAGTTATGCGAAAGCGCAGGAGGAGATCCTGCCGGGCGTGTTCTGA
- a CDS encoding PE-PGRS family protein has protein sequence MTRRPADDRRYESYAHERMYAEVGTDNDPAVAGEIGREWTKLARELREVGDTLAALSEASERAWQGGAAESMRSVLRDAVAWTEQAADVSDTVGQAVVGQAEVAARAKAEMPEPVSYDPAAMIREAASAGDVWRLVGLSDAMAARRDEAEHARQQAVDVMYARSAALGSAVPDGEFPTPPRLTSTGESDADGGTGRGTGSTVGRSVPV, from the coding sequence ATGACCCGCAGACCAGCCGATGACCGCAGGTACGAGTCATACGCCCATGAGCGGATGTACGCGGAGGTCGGGACCGACAACGATCCGGCCGTGGCGGGTGAGATCGGTCGTGAATGGACCAAGCTCGCGCGTGAGCTGCGCGAGGTGGGGGATACGTTGGCGGCGTTGTCCGAGGCCAGTGAGAGGGCATGGCAGGGCGGTGCCGCCGAGTCGATGCGATCGGTGCTACGCGATGCCGTGGCTTGGACGGAACAGGCCGCCGACGTGTCGGACACCGTGGGTCAGGCGGTGGTGGGACAGGCCGAAGTCGCCGCGCGAGCCAAGGCGGAGATGCCGGAACCCGTGTCCTACGACCCGGCGGCGATGATCCGGGAAGCGGCGTCCGCCGGGGACGTGTGGCGGCTCGTGGGGCTGTCCGATGCCATGGCGGCCCGCAGGGACGAGGCCGAGCATGCCCGCCAGCAGGCCGTCGACGTGATGTACGCCCGGTCCGCGGCACTCGGTTCCGCCGTGCCGGACGGGGAGTTTCCGACGCCGCCGAGGTTGACGAGCACCGGGGAGTCGGACGCCGACGGTGGCACGGGCCGTGGTACCGGCTCGACGGTCGGAAGGTCGGTCCCGGTGTGA